Proteins from a genomic interval of Symmachiella macrocystis:
- a CDS encoding leucine-rich repeat domain-containing protein, with the protein MSEPHPPKKSRWPRAGLMLLVGVMLLLVGGVLSVWLPYHREQQAVAAIERLGGRVDYELVCPKPLAKLIDDEDSLELFQRVRYVDLSFTRVRDEDIALLRDFQHLKSLGLRYSQITDAGMRHVGGISELESLDVYNTQISDAGLAELRHLYQLNMLALGKTRVTDAGLQHIGQLKKLETLSLSNTKVSDAGLEQLHDLTNLRYLDLERTTVAGPGLVYLARLNGLKHLNLRRTLINDAAFAHLGGFTSLESLDLMYTKITGAGLEHLRALTTLTDLALDGTSIDSAGLKSLLGLSKLETLSLNGTQVTDAGVERLLKLPKLYELSVEQTQVTPAGLKKNDKVTSRRSFDTDFCFP; encoded by the coding sequence ATGTCCGAACCCCACCCCCCAAAAAAATCTCGCTGGCCCCGCGCGGGGCTGATGCTGCTCGTCGGCGTCATGTTGCTACTCGTCGGCGGAGTGCTCAGCGTGTGGTTGCCGTATCACCGCGAACAACAGGCGGTGGCCGCTATAGAACGTCTGGGCGGTAGGGTCGACTACGAACTCGTTTGTCCGAAGCCTCTGGCCAAACTAATTGACGATGAGGATAGCCTGGAGCTGTTTCAGCGTGTGAGATACGTTGATTTGAGCTTTACCAGGGTGCGGGACGAGGATATTGCCCTATTGCGCGACTTTCAGCACCTTAAAAGTCTTGGCCTCAGATATTCGCAGATCACCGATGCCGGGATGCGACACGTTGGCGGAATTAGCGAGTTAGAAAGTCTTGACGTCTACAATACGCAGATTAGTGACGCGGGGCTAGCGGAGCTGCGACATCTGTACCAACTCAACATGCTCGCGCTCGGCAAAACTCGTGTCACGGATGCGGGGCTGCAGCACATCGGTCAGTTGAAGAAATTGGAAACCCTTTCGCTCTCGAACACCAAAGTAAGTGACGCCGGATTAGAGCAGTTGCATGATCTGACGAATCTCCGATACCTCGACTTGGAGAGGACAACCGTTGCTGGACCGGGTCTGGTCTACCTTGCGCGGTTAAACGGACTGAAGCATCTCAATCTTCGCCGAACCCTTATCAACGATGCGGCGTTCGCACATCTTGGCGGATTCACCTCGCTGGAATCTCTGGACCTCATGTATACGAAAATCACTGGGGCCGGGTTGGAGCATTTGCGTGCTTTGACCACGCTGACAGACCTAGCTTTGGACGGCACTTCCATCGATAGTGCGGGGTTGAAGTCGCTCCTCGGCCTGTCCAAATTAGAAACGTTATCACTCAACGGCACGCAAGTCACCGATGCCGGTGTCGAGCGATTGTTAAAACTGCCAAAGCTCTATGAGTTGTCAGTAGAACAGACTCAAGTCACCCCAGCCGGTCTCAAAAAAAACGACAAGGTGACCAGTCGTCGATCCTTTGATACGGATTTCTGTTTCCCGTAA
- a CDS encoding PEP-CTERM sorting domain-containing protein yields MAFKKTGLIVVALAMTVTTGTAAQAGPIQVGGTYNVTNTNFPNSFTSGPLTINSTAKPIGGAGSGGLTVRERITDTSSEAQWIEWIFEKTDAPLADVTTGGWKTEIFNVPVTTPVIYDGFFIYWTINGTAAQNITTIPGLGAPQVNPLNPAHLVYGGFFPAEGPFTGPLSFDAFLTNYGLGISDGNMDINQINGFVVGAHLTTATGAELVPEPASITMLAIGGIALCGYGWRRKRRTV; encoded by the coding sequence ATGGCGTTCAAAAAAACAGGACTTATCGTCGTCGCTCTGGCGATGACAGTCACGACGGGGACAGCGGCTCAAGCTGGACCGATTCAGGTGGGAGGCACGTATAACGTTACGAATACGAACTTCCCCAATTCGTTTACGAGCGGACCGCTGACGATCAACTCGACAGCCAAACCGATCGGCGGCGCCGGTTCGGGAGGTCTGACGGTGCGTGAACGGATTACCGACACCAGCTCCGAAGCACAATGGATTGAATGGATCTTTGAAAAGACCGATGCGCCGTTGGCCGATGTGACCACCGGTGGTTGGAAAACAGAAATCTTTAATGTTCCGGTCACCACTCCGGTGATTTACGATGGATTCTTCATCTACTGGACCATCAACGGCACCGCCGCACAAAACATCACCACCATTCCCGGATTGGGAGCCCCGCAGGTCAACCCGCTGAATCCGGCGCATTTGGTATACGGCGGATTTTTCCCAGCCGAAGGCCCTTTCACCGGCCCGTTGAGTTTCGACGCATTCCTGACCAATTATGGATTGGGAATTTCGGATGGGAACATGGACATCAACCAAATCAACGGCTTTGTCGTCGGCGCCCATCTGACAACAGCCACCGGCGCCGAGCTGGTCCCCGAACCAGCCAGCATCACAATGTTGGCCATCGGCGGCATCGCCCTGTGCGGCTACGGTTGGCGACGCAAACGCCGAACGGTCTGA